One genomic region from Desulfuromonas sp. TF encodes:
- a CDS encoding NAD(P)H-dependent oxidoreductase: protein MIIVDKALQKRQAEGRPVRVALIGAGYMGRGIALQIERYIPGMRLAAIANRTLPAALSALRDAGVEKFRTVETVAQLEETIGGGGCAATDDALLTCRAEGIDVIIEATGDVEFSAHVALEAIKNGKHMVLMNAELDATVGPILKVHADRAGVIVTNADGDQPGVMMNLLRFVRTIGYHPVLAGNIKGLQDHYRTPETQKGFAEQHHISAQMATSFADGTKISMENAVVANATGFRVGRRGMYGPRCTHVKEAVDLFPLDKLLDGGLVDYILGAEPGPGVFVLGYNDDPSRRSYMNYFKMGEGPLYAFYVPYHLPHLEVPLTAARAVLFGDATVTPLAGPVCEVITIAKRDLKAGETLDGIGGFTCYGTIENADICRRDHLLPMGLSEGCRMLRNVPRDGAITYGDVEMPAGRLCDRLREEQDRHFQPTQHLREKEGKGPNPIQIMSEAERAP, encoded by the coding sequence ATGATCATTGTGGATAAAGCGCTCCAGAAACGTCAGGCCGAGGGTCGGCCCGTACGGGTGGCCCTGATCGGAGCCGGATACATGGGGCGCGGCATCGCCCTTCAGATCGAAAGATATATCCCCGGCATGCGCCTGGCGGCCATCGCAAACCGCACACTTCCCGCGGCCCTGTCGGCGCTCCGCGATGCTGGCGTCGAAAAGTTCCGCACAGTCGAGACCGTCGCCCAACTCGAGGAGACGATTGGCGGAGGGGGGTGCGCCGCCACCGATGACGCCCTTCTGACGTGCCGCGCAGAGGGGATCGACGTAATCATCGAAGCGACGGGGGACGTGGAATTCAGCGCCCACGTCGCCCTCGAGGCGATAAAGAACGGCAAGCACATGGTCCTGATGAATGCCGAACTCGACGCCACCGTGGGTCCCATCCTGAAGGTACACGCCGACCGGGCCGGAGTGATCGTCACCAATGCCGACGGTGATCAGCCGGGGGTGATGATGAACCTGCTGCGCTTCGTAAGGACCATCGGCTACCATCCCGTTCTGGCCGGCAACATCAAGGGTCTGCAGGACCATTACCGCACCCCCGAAACCCAGAAGGGATTTGCCGAGCAGCACCATATTTCGGCCCAGATGGCCACCTCCTTCGCCGACGGCACCAAGATCTCCATGGAAAATGCCGTGGTGGCCAACGCCACCGGTTTCCGGGTCGGCAGGAGAGGGATGTACGGCCCGCGATGCACCCACGTCAAGGAGGCGGTCGACCTCTTCCCCCTGGACAAGCTTCTTGACGGAGGCCTTGTCGACTATATCCTCGGAGCCGAACCGGGTCCCGGCGTCTTCGTGCTCGGGTACAACGATGATCCCTCCCGCCGAAGCTACATGAACTATTTCAAGATGGGTGAAGGCCCCCTCTACGCCTTCTACGTCCCCTACCATCTGCCGCACCTCGAAGTCCCCTTGACCGCCGCCCGCGCCGTTTTGTTTGGAGATGCGACGGTGACGCCCCTGGCGGGGCCGGTATGCGAAGTGATCACCATCGCCAAACGAGACCTGAAGGCCGGGGAGACCCTCGACGGCATCGGCGGATTCACCTGCTACGGCACCATCGAAAACGCCGACATCTGTCGGCGCGATCATCTCCTCCCCATGGGCCTGTCCGAAGGATGCCGTATGCTCCGGAACGTTCCCCGGGATGGCGCGATCACTTATGGGGACGTGGAGATGCCGGCCGGCCGCCTGTGCGACCGGCTGCGAGAGGAACAGGACCGGCATTTCCAACCGACGCAGCACCTCCGGGAGAAGGAGGGAAAAGGACCGAACCCGATTCAGATCATGTCCGAGGCCGAGAGAGCTCCTTGA